A region of the Mesoterricola sediminis genome:
CTACGACGGGCGCAGGCTCCTCATCCTGGACCAGACCCGCCTCCCCCGGGAGGAAGCCTGGGTGGACGGCGGCGACCCCGACGCCATGGTGGGGCACATCCGCCGGCTGGCCGTCCGAGGCGCCCCCCTGATCGGCGTCGCCGCCGCCCTGGCCCTGGCGGTCTTCGCGGAGTCGGGTGCGGACGAATCGTCGCTCCGCCAGGCGGCCGCTTCCCTCCGGGCGGCGCGCCCCACCGCCGTCAACCTCATGTGGGCCATGGACCGCATGGCGGAGCGCATCCCCCTGGGCGCCCCGGCCCTGGCCGCCGAGGCCGAGGCGATCTTCCGGGAGGACGTGGCCCTCTGCGAGGCCATGGCCCGCCACGGGGTGTCCCTCCTGGGCGCCGGGGAGGCCGTCCTCACCCACTGCAACTCGGGGGCCCTCGCGACCGTGGGGGTGGGGACGGCCCTGGGCGTGATCCTCCGGGCCTGGGAGGCCGGCAAGGTCCGCCACGTCTACGTGGACGAGACCCGGCCCCTGCTCCAGGGGGCGCGCCTCACCGCGTGGGAGCTGGCCCGGGCCGGCGTGCCCCACACGCTCCTCACCGATTCCATGGCCGCCATCCTCCTCCGGGACGGGCGCATCGACCGGGTCCTGGTGGGCGCCGACCGGGTCGCCGCCAACGGCGACTTCGCCAACAAGGTCGGCACCTACGGCCTGGCGGTGCAGTGCCGCTTCCACGGGGTCCCCTTCCATCCCGTCGCCCCCTGGTCCACGGTGGACCTGGCCTGCCCCGCCGGGGCCGGGATCCCCATCGAGATGCGGGACGCGGCCGAGGTGAGGGGGCAGGGCGGCCGCGCCTGGGCCGCCGATGACACCCCCGCCTTCAACCCCTCCTTCGACGTGACCCCTGCGGCCCTGGTGACGAGCCTCGTCACGGACCGGGGCGTGGCGACCGCCGCCGACCTCCAGGCCGGCATCCTGGCCCGCCTCGGCTGACCTCAGCGGGGGGGCTCGGCGGCCTCCGTCTCCCCCTCCTCGCGGATCAGGCACCAGCATCCCCCCACGGCGGCCGGCGCGTGCACCGACCCCCGCCCGTGGTGGACCCAGGTTCCGGGCGCGAGGGGAAGGCCGTCGTCCAGGAGGGTGCCCGCCAGGACGAGGACGCTCTCCGAGCCCAGGTGCCGGTGGGGCGGGGCCGGGGCGTCGCCGGGGGCGAAGGCCAGCACCAGGCGGGATCCGCCGGGTTCCGCGATCAGTTCGGCCCTGCGGCGGCCGCCCTCATCCGCCGCCCAGCGCCACTGGTCCGCGGGGGGGAGCCGCTCCAGGATGCCCTTGGGCAGGTGGAAGGGGCCCGCCTCAGGGCGCCGGGCGCCGGCCAGGGCCTCGTGGGCCGCGGCGAGGATGGCGAGGGGCAGGTCGGGCCTCCCCCCCAGCAGGTCCCGGGCCTCCTCCGGCACCGGCGTCGCGGGCCAGGGCCGGGC
Encoded here:
- a CDS encoding cupin domain-containing protein, which gives rise to MIPRFITCERAVSMFSDYADGCLPSSRVLLLRLHLPLCPACRAILATMRALPALVAQVDDEAPEAARAALRGALARIARGEVPPPARPWPATPVPEEARDLLGGRPDLPLAILAAAHEALAGARRPEAGPFHLPKGILERLPPADQWRWAADEGGRRRAELIAEPGGSRLVLAFAPGDAPAPPHRHLGSESVLVLAGTLLDDGLPLAPGTWVHHGRGSVHAPAAVGGCWCLIREEGETEAAEPPR
- the mtnA gene encoding S-methyl-5-thioribose-1-phosphate isomerase; this encodes MNPMTSLALRYDGRRLLILDQTRLPREEAWVDGGDPDAMVGHIRRLAVRGAPLIGVAAALALAVFAESGADESSLRQAAASLRAARPTAVNLMWAMDRMAERIPLGAPALAAEAEAIFREDVALCEAMARHGVSLLGAGEAVLTHCNSGALATVGVGTALGVILRAWEAGKVRHVYVDETRPLLQGARLTAWELARAGVPHTLLTDSMAAILLRDGRIDRVLVGADRVAANGDFANKVGTYGLAVQCRFHGVPFHPVAPWSTVDLACPAGAGIPIEMRDAAEVRGQGGRAWAADDTPAFNPSFDVTPAALVTSLVTDRGVATAADLQAGILARLG